One region of Baekduia soli genomic DNA includes:
- the upp gene encoding uracil phosphoribosyltransferase encodes MEGLRVIEHPVLARALTELRSTDTSRAAFRAAMAEASEMLAYEALRDLPVHEVEVQTPLEATTGARPERITVIAVLRAGLGMVDAFLRLMPDAAVGHLGMRRNEETLQPEDYYESLPESLASTTVFVVDPMLATGGSSSAALRRLRAAGARDLRLVCLVAAPEGVAAVREQDPHVPIIAAALDRGLDERGYIRPGLGDAGDRLFGTE; translated from the coding sequence ATGGAAGGCCTGCGCGTCATCGAGCATCCCGTCCTGGCCCGTGCGCTGACCGAGCTGCGGTCGACCGATACGAGCCGCGCCGCGTTCCGCGCCGCGATGGCCGAGGCGTCGGAGATGCTGGCCTACGAGGCGCTGCGCGACCTGCCCGTCCACGAGGTCGAGGTGCAGACGCCGCTGGAGGCCACGACGGGCGCGCGGCCCGAGCGCATCACGGTCATCGCGGTGCTGCGGGCGGGCCTGGGGATGGTCGACGCGTTCCTGCGCCTCATGCCCGACGCGGCGGTCGGGCACCTCGGGATGCGCCGCAACGAGGAGACGCTGCAGCCCGAGGACTACTACGAGTCGCTGCCCGAGAGCCTCGCCTCCACGACGGTCTTCGTGGTCGACCCGATGCTCGCCACCGGCGGGTCGTCGTCGGCGGCGCTGCGGCGCCTGCGCGCGGCGGGCGCCCGCGACCTGCGCCTCGTCTGCCTGGTCGCCGCCCCGGAGGGCGTCGCCGCGGTGCGCGAGCAGGACCCGCACGTGCCGATCATCGCCGCCGCGCTGGATCGCGGCCTGGACGAGCGCGGCTACATCCGCCCGGGCCTGGGCGACGCCGGCGACCGACTGTTCGGGACGGAGTAG
- the cdd gene encoding cytidine deaminase has protein sequence MAPHRNVELKARDPEPERTLRAALAHGAVDQGLLHQRDTYFAARDGRLKLREQDDAGHRAAQLIAYARDDEATARTSSYHLVDVPDAAAAAGALEAALGLVVVVDKRRRLLLWDGVRIHLDEVQGLGSWLELEAVAAPDSDLAAEHDKVGRLRQALGITDDRIVARGYAAMLLDAGAATPRLVALARRAMERAHAPYSRFHVGAALRDEAGGLHSGPNVENGAYPQSQCAEAAAIGALVAAGATAIREVAVMADTELIVPCGGCRQRLAEFAGPDVPVHLCGPEGVRRTVTLGELLPLAFDLEAAR, from the coding sequence ATGGCTCCGCACCGCAACGTCGAGCTCAAGGCCCGCGACCCCGAGCCCGAGCGGACGCTCCGCGCGGCCCTCGCCCACGGGGCCGTCGACCAGGGCCTCCTGCACCAGCGCGACACGTACTTCGCCGCCCGCGACGGACGGCTCAAGCTGCGCGAGCAGGACGACGCCGGCCACCGCGCAGCGCAGCTCATCGCCTACGCCCGCGACGACGAGGCGACGGCCCGCACGAGCTCCTACCACCTCGTCGACGTCCCCGATGCGGCCGCGGCGGCCGGCGCGCTGGAGGCCGCGCTCGGCCTCGTGGTCGTCGTCGACAAGCGCCGGCGCCTGCTGCTGTGGGACGGCGTGCGCATCCACCTCGACGAGGTGCAGGGCCTGGGCTCCTGGCTCGAGCTGGAGGCCGTCGCGGCGCCGGACTCCGACCTCGCCGCCGAGCACGACAAGGTCGGCCGCCTGCGTCAGGCGCTCGGCATCACCGACGACCGGATCGTCGCCCGCGGCTACGCGGCCATGCTCCTGGATGCCGGGGCGGCGACCCCGCGCCTGGTCGCGCTGGCCCGCCGCGCGATGGAGCGCGCGCACGCGCCGTACTCGCGGTTCCACGTCGGCGCCGCGCTGCGCGACGAGGCCGGCGGCCTGCACAGCGGGCCCAACGTGGAGAACGGCGCCTACCCGCAGAGCCAGTGCGCCGAGGCCGCCGCGATCGGCGCGCTCGTCGCCGCCGGCGCCACCGCGATCCGGGAGGTGGCCGTCATGGCCGACACCGAGCTCATCGTCCCCTGCGGCGGCTGCCGCCAGCGCCTGGCCGAGTTCGCCGGCCCCGACGTGCCCGTGCACCTGTGCGGCCCCGAGGGGGTCCGGCGCACCGTCACGCTGGGCGAGCTGCTGCCGCTGGCCTTCGACCTGGAGGCCGCACGGTGA
- a CDS encoding purine-nucleoside phosphorylase, whose amino-acid sequence MTAAAQVVRDAAGDRPAPVLGLVLGSGLGGLADAVAGAVAIPFAELPGFPVGAVAGHAGRLVLGTLAGTPVVVLQGRAHLYEGIPVAELAVGVRTIRALGARGVVLTNAAGSLDPAVGPGRVMAITDHINLMGANPLLGPNDDALGPRFVGLGDAYDDALRARMLAAARAEGVAMTQGVYLAVAGPSFETPAEIRAFRILGADAVGMSTVPEVIAARHCGLRVTAVSVITNLAEGLGDEALTHEHTLANAQVAARDLQRVLLRFIPEAAAELA is encoded by the coding sequence GTGACCGCGGCCGCGCAGGTCGTCCGCGACGCCGCCGGCGACCGCCCGGCGCCCGTGCTCGGCCTTGTGCTGGGCTCGGGCCTCGGCGGCCTGGCCGACGCCGTCGCCGGCGCCGTGGCGATCCCCTTCGCCGAGCTGCCGGGCTTCCCGGTCGGCGCGGTGGCCGGGCACGCCGGGCGCCTCGTGCTCGGGACGCTGGCCGGCACGCCGGTGGTCGTGCTCCAGGGCCGCGCCCACCTCTACGAGGGCATCCCGGTCGCCGAGCTCGCCGTCGGCGTGCGCACGATCCGTGCGCTCGGCGCCCGCGGCGTCGTGCTCACCAACGCCGCCGGCTCGCTGGACCCGGCGGTCGGGCCCGGCCGCGTCATGGCCATCACCGACCACATCAACCTGATGGGCGCCAACCCGCTCCTCGGGCCCAACGACGACGCGCTGGGCCCGCGCTTCGTCGGCCTGGGCGACGCCTACGACGACGCGCTGCGTGCCCGCATGCTCGCCGCCGCCCGGGCGGAGGGCGTGGCGATGACCCAGGGCGTCTACCTCGCCGTGGCCGGCCCGTCGTTCGAGACGCCCGCCGAGATCCGCGCCTTCCGCATCCTCGGCGCCGACGCCGTCGGCATGTCCACGGTCCCCGAAGTCATCGCCGCGCGCCACTGCGGCCTGCGCGTCACGGCGGTCTCGGTGATCACGAACCTCGCCGAGGGCCTCGGCGACGAGGCGCTCACCCACGAGCACACGCTGGCCAACGCGCAGGTCGCCGCCCGCGACCTGCAGCGCGTCCTGCTGCGCTTCATCCCCGAGGCCGCCGCGGAGCTCGCATGA
- a CDS encoding thymidine phosphorylase, with the protein MTPPVKELLRTKRDGGTLAPGELRALAAGIGDGTLSDAQVAAFAMAVFFRGLDATELPAFTLGMRDSGAVLDWSDLDRPVLDKHSTGGVGDKVSLILAPLVAACGGATPMISGRGLGHTGGTLDKLEAIPGYDATPDAATMGRVVREVGCVIGGQTDDLAPADRRLYAIRDATGSVEAIPLIVSSILSKKLAAGLGGLVMDVKHGSGAFMADLGDARALARALVDVAVAAGLPTVALLTDMDRVLGHTAGNALEVRECVDVLTGAPGADPRLVEVTMALTRTLLDLGGLGDADPQAALDSGAAAERFASMVTALGGPADLLERPDAHLPAAPVVREVFATAPGFVTGHAVRDLGLLVTELGGGRRTEADAIDHAVGLSAVAGPGAQVGPGSRPLAVVHARDEDAADAAERALRTLIAVGDAAPPTPPVVTEELR; encoded by the coding sequence ATGACCCCGCCCGTCAAGGAGCTGCTGCGCACCAAGCGCGACGGCGGGACGCTCGCACCCGGCGAGCTGCGCGCGCTGGCCGCCGGCATCGGCGACGGCACGCTGTCCGACGCCCAGGTCGCCGCGTTCGCGATGGCCGTGTTCTTCCGCGGCCTGGACGCGACCGAGCTGCCGGCCTTCACGCTGGGCATGCGCGACTCGGGCGCCGTCCTGGACTGGTCGGACCTCGACCGCCCCGTGCTCGACAAGCACTCCACCGGCGGTGTGGGCGACAAGGTGTCGCTCATCCTCGCACCGCTCGTCGCCGCCTGTGGCGGCGCGACGCCGATGATCTCGGGCCGCGGGCTGGGGCACACCGGGGGCACGCTGGACAAGCTGGAGGCGATCCCGGGCTACGACGCAACGCCCGACGCCGCCACGATGGGGAGGGTGGTCCGCGAGGTGGGCTGCGTCATCGGCGGCCAGACCGACGACCTGGCGCCCGCGGACCGGCGCCTGTACGCGATCCGAGACGCCACGGGCAGCGTCGAGGCGATCCCGCTCATCGTCTCCTCCATCCTGTCCAAGAAGCTGGCCGCCGGCCTCGGCGGCCTGGTCATGGACGTCAAGCACGGCTCGGGGGCCTTCATGGCCGACCTCGGCGATGCGCGCGCGCTCGCGCGGGCGCTCGTGGACGTCGCGGTCGCGGCAGGGCTGCCGACCGTCGCGCTGCTGACCGACATGGACCGCGTCCTGGGCCACACGGCGGGCAACGCGCTCGAGGTGCGCGAGTGCGTCGACGTGTTGACGGGCGCGCCGGGCGCCGACCCCCGCCTCGTCGAGGTCACGATGGCGCTGACCCGCACGCTGCTGGACCTCGGCGGTCTGGGCGACGCCGACCCGCAGGCCGCCCTGGACTCGGGCGCCGCCGCCGAGCGCTTCGCCTCGATGGTGACCGCCCTGGGCGGCCCGGCGGACCTGCTCGAGCGCCCCGACGCCCACCTGCCCGCCGCGCCCGTCGTGCGGGAGGTCTTCGCGACCGCCCCGGGGTTCGTCACCGGGCACGCCGTGCGCGACCTCGGCCTGCTCGTCACCGAGCTGGGCGGCGGCCGGCGCACGGAGGCCGACGCCATCGACCACGCCGTCGGCCTGTCGGCCGTCGCCGGGCCCGGCGCCCAGGTGGGCCCGGGCTCCCGCCCGCTGGCCGTCGTGCACGCCCGCGACGAGGACGCCGCCGACGCCGCCGAGCGCGCCCTGCGCACGCTGATCGCCGTGGGCGACGCGGCGCCCCCGACCCCGCCCGTCGTCACGGAGGAGCTGCGATGA